A genomic segment from Arcobacter acticola encodes:
- a CDS encoding exopolyphosphatase, whose translation MNQEIVSVDLGSNSFRVLKYDCKNHQIISEYNEVVGMADGLVDTGLISKEAQERVVRAILHSVEVINYDPSKAVCVTTAAMRKASNNKEVLKYFKDKTNIEFEIIDGFEEARLTLLAVQYALKREKIDSKKFILLDIGGGSTEIIVNTNNSYEAHSFDFGIVTMTQKYLKYHDLHNDLDSRKKQIQEFLSSLKIDLNDYSFVATAGTPTTIAAIKLGQDFFSYDRNIVNGSIVNLEDLEYSLNIFKNSSKEEIAKLVGRGRVEFIEVGIFIYKAIFEVLNKKESIVLDDGLREGVAINYCLNKCKN comes from the coding sequence ATGAATCAAGAAATAGTAAGTGTAGATTTAGGTTCTAACTCTTTTCGTGTTTTAAAATATGATTGTAAAAATCATCAAATTATTTCAGAATATAATGAAGTTGTAGGAATGGCAGATGGTCTTGTTGATACAGGACTCATCTCAAAAGAAGCTCAAGAAAGAGTTGTAAGAGCCATTTTACATTCTGTTGAAGTAATTAATTATGATCCTTCAAAAGCTGTTTGTGTTACAACAGCTGCTATGAGAAAGGCTTCAAATAATAAAGAAGTATTGAAATACTTTAAAGACAAAACAAATATTGAATTTGAAATAATTGATGGATTTGAAGAAGCAAGACTTACTTTATTAGCTGTTCAATATGCTTTAAAAAGAGAAAAAATAGATTCTAAAAAATTTATTTTACTGGATATTGGTGGTGGCTCAACTGAAATTATTGTAAATACGAATAATAGTTATGAAGCTCATAGTTTTGATTTTGGAATAGTTACAATGACTCAAAAATATCTAAAATATCATGATTTACACAATGACTTAGATTCTAGAAAAAAACAAATTCAAGAGTTTCTTTCTTCTTTAAAAATAGATTTAAATGACTATAGTTTTGTTGCAACCGCTGGAACTCCAACTACAATTGCAGCTATTAAACTAGGGCAAGATTTTTTCTCATATGATAGAAATATTGTAAATGGTTCAATAGTAAATTTAGAAGATTTAGAATATAGTTTAAATATTTTTAAAAACTCATCAAAAGAAGAAATAGCAAAACTAGTTGGACGAGGAAGAGTAGAATTTATAGAAGTTGGAATTTTTATTTATAAAGCAATATTTGAGGTTTTAAATAAAAAAGAATCAATTGTTTTAGATGATGGTTTAAGAGAAGGTGTAGCTATAAATTATTGTTTAAATAAGTGTAAGAATTAA
- a CDS encoding DNA translocase FtsK — MGSTFSGFSQKYFGYLSYIYLLLFIYPLYILNFKKNIKERDLILNFLVVFLLLFVCLIFQALLVENPYYRGEIGNILVDSLSPIIGRAGLYFFVLVGFIICALVLFENSDLEFSDLAKLKNKIKLRNTLDIKKIENKRREKRVEENTQAVLNNIDRNLSKSIPEIKTVPKSSKVIEPELYEEIEEIKDNKLYETSLFEEDDFAKKIEVVESHGIIVEELEENKKLLDQIELGKTEKPKNFELPPSSFFQSSPKDNKSKVSEAFIDQKISDLLDKLAMFKIDGDVVRTYTGPVVTTFEFKPAPNVKVSKILGLQDDLAMALKAQTIRIQAPIPGKDVVGIEVPNEDTQTIYLKELLDSEIFQNSKSPLTMILGKDIVGKPFITDLKKLPHLLIAGTTGSGKSVGINSMILSLLYKNSPDNLKLVMIDPKMLEFSMYNDIPHLLTPVITKAGDAINALANMVSEMERRYTLMSKTKTKNIENYNDKAKVEGYETMPYIVVVIDELADLMMTSGKDVEYSIARLAQMARASGIHLIVATQRPSVDVVTGLIKANLPSRLSYKVGQKIDSKIILDSMGAESLLGKGDMLFTPPGMSGLVRIHAPWSTETEIEKVVDFLKDQRVVEYDMNFIKDRNTQSALSSSNTTDLTEFDELYEDAKEIVLTEKKTSISYIQRRLRIGYNRAATIVEQLEQSGILSEVNAKGNREILV; from the coding sequence GTGGGATCAACTTTTTCTGGTTTTTCACAAAAATATTTTGGATATTTATCATATATATATTTATTACTTTTTATTTATCCATTATATATACTTAATTTCAAAAAGAATATCAAAGAAAGAGATTTAATATTAAATTTCCTAGTAGTTTTTTTACTATTATTTGTTTGTTTAATTTTTCAAGCACTGCTTGTTGAAAATCCTTATTATAGAGGAGAAATTGGTAATATATTAGTTGATTCTTTATCTCCAATTATTGGAAGAGCAGGGCTTTATTTCTTTGTTCTTGTAGGATTTATTATATGTGCATTAGTTTTATTTGAAAATTCTGATTTAGAATTTAGTGATTTAGCTAAGCTTAAAAATAAAATAAAACTAAGAAATACTCTAGATATTAAAAAAATAGAGAATAAACGAAGAGAAAAAAGAGTTGAAGAAAATACACAAGCTGTTTTAAATAACATAGATAGAAATTTAAGTAAAAGTATCCCTGAAATTAAAACTGTTCCAAAATCTTCAAAAGTTATAGAACCAGAACTTTACGAAGAAATAGAAGAGATTAAAGATAATAAACTTTATGAAACATCATTATTTGAAGAAGATGATTTCGCTAAAAAGATTGAGGTTGTAGAGTCTCATGGAATAATTGTTGAAGAGTTAGAAGAAAATAAAAAACTTCTAGATCAAATTGAATTAGGTAAAACAGAAAAACCAAAGAATTTTGAATTACCACCAAGTTCATTTTTTCAAAGTTCTCCAAAAGATAATAAATCAAAAGTATCAGAAGCATTTATTGATCAAAAAATAAGTGATTTACTTGATAAATTAGCTATGTTTAAAATTGATGGTGATGTCGTACGAACTTATACAGGTCCTGTTGTTACTACATTTGAGTTTAAACCAGCTCCAAATGTAAAAGTTTCAAAGATTTTAGGTCTTCAAGATGATTTAGCAATGGCGCTTAAGGCTCAAACTATTAGGATTCAAGCTCCAATTCCAGGAAAAGATGTTGTTGGTATTGAAGTTCCAAATGAAGATACACAAACAATATATTTAAAAGAATTATTAGATAGTGAGATTTTTCAAAATTCAAAATCTCCTCTTACTATGATTTTAGGAAAAGATATTGTTGGAAAACCGTTTATTACAGATCTTAAAAAGCTTCCTCACTTACTAATAGCTGGAACTACAGGATCTGGAAAATCTGTTGGAATTAACTCAATGATCTTGTCATTGCTTTATAAAAATTCCCCAGATAACTTAAAGCTTGTGATGATTGATCCAAAAATGCTTGAATTTTCAATGTATAACGATATTCCTCATCTTTTAACTCCTGTTATTACAAAAGCAGGGGATGCAATAAATGCATTAGCAAATATGGTTAGTGAAATGGAAAGACGTTATACTTTAATGTCAAAAACAAAAACTAAAAATATCGAAAACTATAATGATAAAGCAAAAGTAGAAGGTTATGAAACAATGCCTTATATTGTTGTTGTTATTGATGAGTTAGCAGATTTAATGATGACAAGTGGAAAAGATGTTGAGTATTCAATAGCACGTCTCGCACAAATGGCAAGAGCTAGTGGAATTCACTTAATAGTAGCAACACAAAGACCATCTGTTGATGTTGTTACAGGTCTTATTAAAGCAAATTTACCAAGTAGATTATCTTATAAAGTAGGGCAAAAAATAGATTCTAAGATTATTCTAGATTCTATGGGAGCTGAGTCATTACTTGGAAAAGGGGATATGTTATTTACACCTCCTGGAATGTCAGGACTTGTACGAATACATGCTCCTTGGTCAACTGAAACTGAAATTGAAAAAGTTGTAGATTTCTTAAAAGATCAAAGAGTTGTTGAGTATGATATGAATTTTATTAAAGATAGAAATACACAAAGTGCATTAAGCTCTTCTAATACAACAGACCTTACAGAGTTTGATGAATTATATGAAGATGCTAAAGAAATAGTTTTAACAGAGAAAAAAACATCAATCTCTTATATTCAAAGAAGACTTAGAATTGGTTATAACAGAGCTGCAACAATAGTAGAGCAACTTGAGCAATCAGGTATTTTATCAGAAGTTAATGCTAAAGGAAATAGAGAAATATTAGTTTAA
- a CDS encoding DUF523 domain-containing protein, with translation MKILISSCLLGEDVRYDGNNSSVAFNPNISFSLKELFMDILCDNEIYSFCPEVAGGLGVPRIPAEIVKNDKPFIVQNEEGKDVTINFLLGAKKALDVCLEENIKVALLKANSPSCGNINIYDGTFTSNLIEGQGLTARLLKEKGIEVFNETQLKDLKGFIKANK, from the coding sequence ATGAAAATATTAATATCATCTTGTTTACTGGGTGAAGATGTAAGATATGATGGGAATAACTCATCAGTAGCTTTTAATCCTAATATTTCATTTTCATTAAAAGAATTATTTATGGATATTCTTTGTGATAATGAAATTTACTCTTTTTGTCCAGAAGTAGCAGGTGGTTTAGGAGTTCCTAGGATACCTGCTGAAATAGTAAAAAATGACAAACCTTTTATAGTACAAAATGAAGAAGGGAAAGATGTTACAATAAACTTTTTATTAGGAGCAAAAAAAGCTTTAGATGTTTGTCTTGAAGAAAACATAAAAGTTGCACTATTAAAAGCAAACTCTCCATCTTGTGGAAATATAAATATTTATGATGGAACTTTTACAAGTAATCTAATCGAAGGTCAAGGTTTAACAGCAAGACTTTTAAAAGAGAAGGGAATAGAAGTTTTTAATGAAACTCAATTAAAAGATTTAAAAGGGTTTATAAAAGCTAATAAATAA
- the ilvN gene encoding acetolactate synthase small subunit gives MNNFNHYYDTETTRQVISVIVLNEHNVLSRIVGLFSARGYNIDSLTVAPIAESQYSRMTIVTTGDKRVIDQIVKQLNKLIPVLKVNEHRNVVEKDTVLMKFSIDNNLSDIDVIARAYHGSIQNVTDEAIIVSATDSSARIMNFIKVMQKFNPLEVVRSGIVAMER, from the coding sequence ATGAATAATTTTAATCACTATTACGACACAGAAACAACTAGACAGGTTATTTCTGTGATTGTTCTAAATGAACATAACGTATTATCAAGAATTGTTGGATTATTTTCAGCTCGAGGTTACAATATTGATTCATTAACAGTTGCTCCAATAGCTGAAAGTCAATACTCAAGAATGACAATTGTAACAACAGGTGATAAAAGAGTTATTGATCAAATTGTTAAACAATTAAATAAATTAATTCCTGTATTAAAAGTAAACGAACATAGAAATGTTGTAGAAAAAGATACTGTTTTAATGAAATTTTCAATTGATAATAATTTATCAGATATTGATGTAATTGCTCGTGCTTACCATGGGAGTATTCAAAATGTTACTGACGAAGCTATTATAGTTTCAGCTACAGATTCTAGTGCTAGAATCATGAACTTTATAAAAGTTATGCAAAAATTCAATCCACTTGAAGTAGTAAGAAGTGGTATTGTAGCAATGGAAAGATAA
- the trxC gene encoding thioredoxin TrxC — MEKINIVCPHCFKINAIPKKDSYAKANCGSCKNSLLDTNPVELDESNFDHVIVNSDIPVIVDFWAPWCGPCKMMAPIFNDVAKKYPLKALFVKVNTEALPNMGARFGIRSIPTLVVYKNGVEKQRVSGALDPLRLSNLVNESL, encoded by the coding sequence ATGGAAAAAATAAATATAGTTTGTCCTCATTGTTTTAAAATAAATGCTATTCCTAAAAAAGATAGTTATGCAAAAGCAAATTGTGGTTCTTGTAAAAATTCATTACTTGATACTAATCCTGTTGAATTAGATGAATCAAATTTTGATCACGTAATAGTAAATTCTGATATTCCAGTTATTGTTGATTTTTGGGCACCTTGGTGTGGGCCTTGTAAAATGATGGCTCCAATTTTTAATGATGTTGCAAAGAAATATCCATTGAAAGCTTTATTTGTAAAAGTAAATACAGAAGCATTACCTAATATGGGTGCTAGGTTTGGTATTAGATCTATTCCTACACTTGTAGTTTATAAAAATGGTGTAGAAAAGCAAAGAGTTTCTGGAGCCTTAGATCCTTTAAGATTATCGAATCTTGTAAATGAAAGTTTATAA
- a CDS encoding CDP-alcohol phosphatidyltransferase family protein, producing the protein MSFLFNKNSHFNLANIVTFFNIASGVFAIYFLTHHEFFAAALFAWLAGGFDIVDGKIARKYNLSTQFGIQLDSFADFLSFVIVPTMFIFFAVIDTKEVFLSMPLIIFAFVYYIISGLRRLIQFNINADEGKVEKYFTGVPTPLGAILLWLVYLIFLTGFITETFVLLLMILIAYLLNSKIKIPHL; encoded by the coding sequence CTGAGTTTTTTATTTAATAAAAACAGTCATTTTAATTTAGCTAATATAGTTACTTTTTTTAATATAGCATCGGGAGTTTTTGCAATATATTTTTTAACTCATCATGAGTTTTTTGCAGCCGCACTTTTTGCATGGCTTGCTGGAGGTTTTGATATTGTTGATGGTAAGATTGCTAGAAAATATAATTTATCTACACAATTTGGTATTCAATTAGATTCATTTGCAGATTTTTTATCTTTTGTTATTGTTCCTACTATGTTTATTTTCTTTGCTGTAATTGATACAAAAGAAGTGTTTTTAAGTATGCCTTTAATTATTTTTGCATTTGTTTATTATATTATTTCAGGACTTAGAAGATTAATTCAGTTTAATATTAATGCAGATGAAGGGAAAGTTGAAAAATATTTTACAGGTGTTCCTACACCTTTAGGAGCTATTTTATTATGGCTTGTTTATTTGATTTTTTTAACAGGTTTTATTACTGAAACTTTTGTATTATTATTAATGATTTTAATTGCTTATTTATTAAACTCTAAAATTAAAATACCTCATTTATAA
- a CDS encoding GGDEF domain-containing protein yields the protein MIYKLLKSTTVKLLLLVCTVLSTLILSSFLFNNQIDMLKKQIDNIYFANLIPIVKLQIIADNYKDIVSCRKVKYICDFKNEQEIILQEWSYYNNTYKSNDERIVVDTINNEILNSFKENKLHLFQNVLTRINFLIKYETQLAFKQRKSFVEDYDKMKNYLFYSVIFIIIISTFIVFYIVIQVIRKDKQLTVLNKRYKIDSITDSMTKLYNRKYFDTIFDNMPFIANANHWECAFIMVDIDYFKQYNDTYGHDMGDVALKQVANTLKDYFDKKYEFTFRLGGEEFGIILFDIDSHILENCLKDMNRKILELQIEHKNSKILDILSISMGAIIYKPNTYVSANKMYKQADECLYRSKENGRNQYHIYKG from the coding sequence ATGATATATAAGTTATTAAAATCAACAACTGTAAAACTCTTATTACTTGTTTGTACAGTTCTATCAACATTAATACTATCTTCTTTTCTATTTAATAACCAAATAGATATGTTAAAAAAACAAATTGATAATATTTATTTTGCTAACTTAATTCCTATTGTAAAACTTCAAATAATTGCTGACAATTATAAAGATATTGTTTCATGTAGAAAAGTAAAATATATTTGTGATTTTAAGAATGAACAAGAAATTATTCTTCAAGAATGGTCATATTATAACAATACTTACAAAAGCAATGATGAAAGAATTGTTGTTGATACAATAAATAATGAAATATTAAATTCATTCAAAGAAAATAAACTTCACCTTTTTCAAAATGTTTTAACAAGAATTAACTTTTTAATTAAGTATGAAACTCAACTTGCCTTTAAACAAAGAAAAAGTTTTGTAGAGGACTATGATAAAATGAAAAATTATCTATTTTATAGTGTTATTTTTATTATTATAATATCTACATTTATTGTTTTTTATATTGTAATTCAAGTTATAAGAAAAGATAAGCAATTAACTGTATTAAATAAAAGATATAAAATTGACTCAATAACTGATTCTATGACAAAATTATATAATAGAAAATACTTTGATACTATTTTCGATAATATGCCTTTTATTGCAAATGCAAATCATTGGGAATGTGCTTTTATTATGGTTGATATTGATTATTTCAAACAATATAATGATACTTATGGTCATGATATGGGTGATGTTGCTTTAAAACAAGTTGCAAATACTTTAAAAGATTATTTTGATAAAAAATATGAATTTACTTTTAGGTTAGGTGGAGAAGAATTTGGTATAATTTTATTTGATATTGATAGCCATATTTTAGAAAACTGCTTAAAAGATATGAACAGAAAAATTTTAGAATTACAAATTGAGCATAAAAATAGTAAAATATTAGATATTCTTTCTATTTCTATGGGAGCAATAATTTATAAACCAAATACGTATGTTTCTGCAAATAAAATGTATAAACAAGCAGATGAATGTTTATATAGATCAAAAGAAAATGGAAGAAATCAATATCATATATATAAAGGATAA
- a CDS encoding acetolactate synthase large subunit → MKMTGAKMVVESLHQEGVEVVFGYPGGAIMNVYDEIYKQNHFEHILNRHEQASIIAAEGYARATGRVGVSIVTSGPGFTNAVTGLADAYMDSIPLVVISGQVPTTIIGSDGFQEIDAVGISRPCTKHNYLVNRIEDLPRIIKEAFHIASTGRPGPVHVDIPKDITAEIGDFIYPSEVNMPTYKPTINYNKRQLKKAMEAISNAKKPLLYVGGGSVLSNCSFEIRELAKKLNIPAVETLMARGVMGDENPLFFGMLGMHGEFAANMAAHETDLLISLGARFDDRVTGRLDEFASKAKVIHVDIDPTSIAKLVVPDYPIVGDLKITVKAMIEAIDNSEIEFNDYTNWVELLRDYREKEPLRYIDSNEVIKPQWPIQRVGKLLGAKAIISTDVGQHQMWTAQFYPFSYPRQWITSGGLGTMGFGLPAAMGVARALKGTDKVSINFTGDGSILMNIQELMTCVEYELPVINIILNNNYLGMVRQWQTMFYGNRLSETDLSAQPNFKMLVEAFGGLGYRVTTKEEFDAALKDAVEQRKPAMIEVVVARNEEVLPMVPNGHALNEMTLIEGGK, encoded by the coding sequence ATGAAGATGACTGGCGCAAAAATGGTTGTAGAATCATTACATCAAGAAGGGGTTGAAGTAGTATTTGGATACCCTGGAGGCGCTATTATGAACGTCTACGATGAAATATATAAACAAAATCATTTTGAACACATCCTAAATAGACATGAACAAGCTTCTATAATTGCAGCTGAAGGGTATGCAAGAGCAACTGGAAGAGTTGGAGTATCAATAGTAACTTCAGGACCTGGATTTACAAATGCTGTAACAGGACTTGCAGATGCATACATGGATTCTATTCCTTTAGTTGTAATTTCAGGACAAGTTCCAACTACAATTATTGGTTCAGATGGATTTCAAGAAATTGATGCTGTTGGAATTTCAAGACCTTGTACAAAACATAATTATTTAGTTAATAGAATTGAAGATTTACCAAGAATTATTAAAGAAGCGTTTCATATAGCAAGTACTGGAAGACCAGGACCTGTGCATGTTGATATCCCAAAAGATATTACAGCAGAAATAGGTGATTTTATTTATCCTAGTGAAGTTAACATGCCAACATACAAACCAACAATTAATTATAATAAAAGACAATTAAAAAAAGCAATGGAAGCAATTTCAAATGCTAAAAAACCATTATTATATGTTGGTGGTGGATCAGTTTTATCAAACTGTTCATTTGAAATTAGAGAATTAGCTAAAAAGTTAAATATTCCAGCTGTTGAGACTTTGATGGCAAGGGGAGTAATGGGTGATGAAAATCCATTATTCTTTGGAATGTTAGGTATGCATGGAGAATTTGCTGCTAATATGGCTGCCCATGAAACAGATTTATTAATCTCTTTAGGTGCTAGATTTGATGATAGGGTAACGGGAAGACTTGATGAATTTGCTTCAAAAGCAAAAGTTATTCATGTTGATATTGACCCAACATCTATTGCAAAACTTGTAGTTCCTGATTATCCTATTGTTGGAGATTTAAAAATTACTGTTAAAGCTATGATTGAAGCTATTGATAATAGTGAAATAGAGTTTAATGATTATACAAATTGGGTTGAATTATTAAGAGATTACAGAGAAAAAGAGCCTTTAAGATATATTGATTCAAATGAAGTTATTAAACCTCAATGGCCAATACAAAGAGTTGGAAAACTATTAGGTGCAAAAGCAATTATTTCTACAGATGTTGGACAACATCAAATGTGGACTGCACAATTTTATCCATTTTCATATCCAAGACAATGGATTACTTCAGGTGGTTTAGGAACTATGGGGTTTGGATTACCAGCTGCAATGGGTGTTGCACGTGCTTTAAAAGGAACGGATAAAGTTTCTATTAACTTCACAGGTGATGGATCAATTTTAATGAATATTCAAGAGTTAATGACTTGTGTAGAGTATGAATTGCCAGTTATAAATATTATTTTAAATAACAACTATTTAGGAATGGTAAGACAATGGCAAACAATGTTTTACGGAAATAGATTATCAGAAACTGATTTATCAGCTCAACCAAACTTTAAAATGCTTGTTGAAGCTTTTGGAGGACTTGGTTATAGAGTTACAACAAAAGAAGAGTTTGATGCAGCTTTAAAAGATGCAGTTGAACAAAGAAAACCTGCAATGATAGAAGTTGTAGTTGCAAGAAATGAAGAGGTATTACCAATGGTTCCAAATGGTCATGCATTAAATGAAATGACTTTAATTGAAGGAGGAAAATAA
- the lpxD gene encoding UDP-3-O-(3-hydroxymyristoyl)glucosamine N-acyltransferase has product MTIQEIADFIGIDCQEKKDIIGLNTLTDSNENELTFLENKKYLSDLKNTKAAAVLVTAENASEVPLGTIALICEEPYLMLAKISKLFTPNVIEMDGEKPLIGGGTKVMPNVYIGKDSIIGSDCTIMAGAFIGDNVKIGNNTIIYPNVTVYRDCTIGSDCIIHAGTVIGSDGFGFANTKDGKYIKIYQNGNVTIGNDVEIGANSTIDRAVFKSTIIEDGVRIDNLVHVGHNCKIGRGSILVAQVGISGSSILNAYVVMGGQSATAGHLEIAAFSTIAARGGVTKSINEPKKSWAGFPLIEHRQWLRLQGKIANLLK; this is encoded by the coding sequence ATGACTATTCAAGAGATTGCAGATTTTATTGGTATTGATTGCCAAGAAAAAAAAGATATAATCGGGTTAAACACTCTTACAGATTCAAATGAAAATGAACTTACTTTTTTAGAAAATAAAAAATATTTATCAGATTTAAAAAATACAAAAGCAGCAGCGGTTTTAGTTACAGCTGAAAATGCAAGTGAAGTTCCTCTTGGCACAATAGCTTTAATTTGTGAAGAACCATATTTAATGTTGGCAAAAATTTCTAAACTTTTTACACCAAATGTTATTGAAATGGATGGTGAAAAACCATTAATTGGTGGTGGAACAAAGGTTATGCCAAATGTTTATATTGGTAAAGACTCTATTATTGGAAGTGATTGTACTATTATGGCAGGAGCTTTTATTGGTGATAATGTAAAAATAGGAAACAACACTATTATTTATCCTAATGTTACGGTTTATAGAGATTGCACCATTGGAAGTGATTGTATTATTCATGCAGGAACTGTAATTGGAAGTGATGGTTTTGGATTTGCAAATACAAAAGATGGTAAATATATAAAAATTTATCAAAATGGAAATGTTACTATTGGAAATGATGTGGAAATTGGTGCAAATTCTACTATTGATAGAGCTGTATTTAAATCAACAATCATTGAAGATGGTGTAAGAATAGATAATCTTGTACATGTTGGACATAACTGTAAAATAGGAAGAGGTTCAATTTTAGTAGCACAAGTAGGAATTTCTGGATCTAGTATTTTAAATGCTTATGTAGTGATGGGTGGACAAAGTGCAACAGCTGGTCACTTAGAAATTGCAGCATTTTCAACAATAGCCGCACGTGGTGGAGTTACAAAAAGTATAAATGAGCCTAAAAAATCATGGGCTGGATTTCCTTTAATTGAGCATAGACAATGGCTTAGATTACAGGGAAAAATCGCAAACTTATTAAAATAA
- a CDS encoding transposase has translation MSILPKFSFKNASSGLSKMLLRILNLESSLFPILKEELRLEELSHKEQKLIKILDFAQIEKNVTVVSITNTPKDREEIARAFIAKSVYNIQTTRDLIDRLKNDRTLRVLCGWRYKSDIPSESKFSRVFKSLSELRIAQKTHEQFVKEYLSDTVFLYNASDATKIPLREKPLKAEKEEEKSKLKRGRPKKGETREPIKPTILNQQKDMQTVEEMLSLVSIKCGVGVKQNSKGNREIWIGGKLHISAVDGDIPIAAFYSGANVHDSSVALPLIQETSRRVSYLYDLQDAGYDADIIREFSQKHGHRPIIDINPKNSQVLRDKIQLAEDEKKKFEYFNLPQSSDIHHYNQRSMVERVNKYLKEDFGCNTIYYQGATKVASVLAFGILSICIHQSLKLVT, from the coding sequence ATGAGTATTTTACCAAAATTTTCTTTTAAAAATGCTTCCTCTGGATTATCAAAAATGTTGTTGCGAATTTTGAACCTTGAATCCTCTTTATTTCCAATTTTAAAAGAGGAGCTTAGATTAGAGGAATTATCTCACAAAGAGCAAAAGCTTATCAAGATATTAGACTTTGCTCAAATTGAGAAAAATGTAACAGTAGTATCTATCACAAATACTCCAAAGGATAGGGAAGAGATTGCACGAGCCTTCATAGCTAAAAGTGTTTACAATATTCAAACAACAAGAGATTTGATCGATAGGCTCAAAAACGATAGAACCCTCAGAGTATTATGTGGGTGGAGATACAAGAGTGATATTCCAAGTGAATCAAAATTTAGTAGAGTTTTTAAAAGCTTGAGCGAACTGCGAATTGCCCAGAAGACTCATGAGCAGTTTGTCAAAGAGTATTTGTCCGATACTGTATTTCTTTATAATGCCAGCGATGCTACTAAGATACCACTAAGAGAAAAACCTCTTAAGGCTGAAAAAGAAGAAGAAAAATCAAAGTTAAAACGAGGCAGACCAAAAAAAGGTGAAACAAGAGAACCAATTAAGCCGACAATACTAAATCAACAAAAAGATATGCAAACAGTAGAGGAGATGTTGTCGCTTGTCTCGATTAAATGCGGTGTAGGTGTGAAGCAAAACTCCAAAGGCAACCGTGAAATATGGATAGGCGGCAAACTCCACATCAGTGCGGTGGATGGTGATATTCCAATAGCAGCATTTTACTCAGGTGCTAATGTTCACGATAGTTCTGTAGCTCTTCCTCTCATTCAAGAGACTTCAAGAAGAGTAAGCTACCTTTATGATTTACAAGATGCTGGATATGATGCTGATATTATTAGAGAGTTTTCACAAAAACATGGACACCGTCCAATTATAGACATAAACCCTAAAAATTCACAAGTGTTAAGGGACAAAATACAACTCGCAGAAGATGAGAAAAAGAAGTTTGAATATTTCAATCTTCCACAATCTTCAGATATCCATCACTATAACCAAAGAAGTATGGTTGAGAGAGTCAATAAATATCTCAAAGAAGACTTTGGATGCAATACAATCTATTATCAAGGAGCTACAAAAGTAGCTTCAGTTTTAGCATTTGGGATTTTATCTATTTGTATCCATCAAAGTTTGAAACTTGTAACTTGA